The Paenibacillus macerans genome includes a window with the following:
- a CDS encoding MarR family winged helix-turn-helix transcriptional regulator: MDQTSLETIELEIAILYRRMTFVTAAKKNGNLDRSAYLLLHHIRSFGSIGVKALADEFQLDISTVSRQTAALEQKGYVKRTPDPEDRRAYFLEITELGTTEYLAYKLGRLNRISELLKDWSDEDARHFGRYLERFNQALLDHSKSNES, translated from the coding sequence ATGGATCAAACTTCCCTGGAAACCATCGAGTTGGAAATCGCCATCTTATACCGCCGGATGACCTTCGTGACCGCGGCGAAAAAAAACGGCAACCTCGATCGTTCCGCCTATTTGCTGCTGCATCACATCCGCTCCTTCGGCTCCATCGGCGTCAAGGCGTTGGCCGACGAATTTCAGCTGGATATCTCCACCGTTAGCCGGCAGACCGCCGCCCTGGAGCAGAAAGGCTACGTCAAGCGCACGCCCGATCCCGAAGACCGCCGGGCCTATTTTTTGGAAATCACGGAGCTTGGAACCACGGAATATCTTGCTTACAAGCTGGGCCGGTTAAACCGGATCAGCGAACTGCTCAAAGACTGGTCCGACGAGGATGCCCGGCACTTCGGGCGGTATTTGGAAAGATTCAACCAAGCCCTGCTCGATCATTCCAAATCGAATGAGAGCTAA
- a CDS encoding spermine/spermidine synthase, with translation MNDTHHPAEIIERASTPRGEIQLQRRGEFYEIISNGTFLMATYNGESERLLVRRALEQAKAPGKVLIGGLGVGFSLQEALSDPRVREVTVVEIETKVIEWNRTVLAPVSDYALRHPKTRLVHADLIAWIRETDETFDLICLDIDNGPDWKVFDGNASLYDNRGLQALGARINPDGCITFWSATPSPEFAGRLNAFFGNVEIRKVPQSHRDPDYVFLVRAGGAGQ, from the coding sequence ATGAACGATACCCATCATCCCGCCGAAATCATCGAACGCGCCTCTACTCCGCGCGGGGAAATCCAACTGCAACGGCGCGGCGAATTTTATGAAATCATCAGCAACGGCACGTTTCTGATGGCCACCTATAACGGAGAATCGGAACGTCTGCTGGTGCGCCGCGCCCTGGAGCAAGCGAAGGCTCCCGGCAAAGTGCTGATCGGCGGTTTGGGCGTCGGCTTTTCGCTGCAGGAAGCGCTCTCGGACCCGCGGGTACGGGAGGTTACGGTCGTCGAAATCGAGACGAAGGTAATCGAATGGAACCGCACCGTCCTGGCCCCCGTTTCCGATTATGCCTTACGTCATCCGAAAACCAGGCTGGTGCACGCCGATCTGATCGCCTGGATTCGGGAGACCGACGAAACGTTTGACCTGATTTGCCTCGATATCGATAACGGCCCGGACTGGAAAGTGTTCGACGGCAACGCGTCGCTGTACGATAACCGGGGACTGCAAGCTTTGGGCGCGCGGATCAACCCGGACGGCTGCATTACTTTTTGGAGCGCCACCCCCTCTCCGGAGTTCGCCGGGCGGCTGAACGCTTTTTTCGGGAATGTGGAAATCCGCAAAGTCCCGCAAAGCCACCGCGATCCGGATTATGTGTTTCTGGTGCGGGCTGGAGGTGCCGGCCAGTGA
- the xerS gene encoding tyrosine recombinase XerS, which translates to MNVQKTIDRKKLDEKTPLMPWFVQQFIDYKLPDLSPSTLLEYVRDYEQFFGWLRAEGLTKAETNKEISLTDLETLRMEDVVGYRLHLTTRTDGTNSKITVSRKMSSLRSLFHYLSQIAEDENFYPLLKRNIMAKVEIKRIHKPKDTAAKLKGKILEEDELLEFIGYIAEGYGHDIEGNKQALYAYEQNKERDACIASLILNSGLRVSEVVNLNVDDLDLNNKLVYVYRKGNNDETFKTPVYFREQSKDDLAHYLTLRQTRYRTPKREKALFVAVPNGQKEGKRMTKRAIQAMIIKYAKRFGKPYLTVHKLRHSFATDYYLQNDIYKTKEQLGHASTETTEVYAHLTDKTMSEAIERRISGGS; encoded by the coding sequence GTGAATGTTCAGAAAACGATCGACCGTAAAAAGCTGGACGAAAAAACGCCGCTTATGCCCTGGTTTGTACAGCAGTTTATCGATTATAAGCTGCCCGACCTGTCTCCTTCCACGCTCCTGGAATACGTTCGGGACTATGAGCAGTTTTTCGGCTGGCTGCGGGCCGAAGGGTTGACGAAGGCCGAAACCAACAAGGAAATTTCGCTGACCGATCTGGAGACGCTGCGCATGGAAGATGTGGTCGGCTACCGCTTGCACTTGACGACCCGGACCGATGGGACGAATTCGAAAATCACGGTATCGCGCAAGATGTCGTCCCTTCGTTCCCTGTTCCATTATTTAAGCCAGATCGCCGAGGATGAAAATTTTTACCCGCTGCTGAAACGCAACATTATGGCCAAGGTAGAGATCAAACGCATCCACAAGCCGAAGGATACGGCGGCCAAGCTGAAGGGGAAAATCCTCGAGGAGGACGAGCTGCTCGAATTTATCGGCTACATCGCCGAAGGCTACGGCCACGATATCGAAGGAAATAAGCAGGCGCTTTACGCTTACGAGCAAAATAAAGAACGCGACGCCTGCATCGCCAGCCTGATCCTGAATTCGGGGCTGCGGGTGTCCGAGGTCGTGAACCTGAACGTCGACGACCTGGACTTGAACAATAAGCTCGTTTATGTGTACCGCAAAGGGAACAATGACGAAACGTTCAAAACGCCGGTCTATTTCCGCGAGCAATCCAAAGACGATCTCGCTCATTATTTAACGCTGCGGCAAACGCGTTACCGCACGCCGAAACGGGAAAAAGCGCTGTTCGTCGCCGTCCCCAACGGGCAAAAGGAAGGCAAGCGGATGACAAAGCGGGCCATCCAGGCGATGATCATCAAATACGCCAAGCGGTTCGGCAAACCTTATCTGACCGTGCACAAGCTCCGCCACTCCTTTGCGACGGACTATTATTTGCAAAACGACATCTACAAAACGAAAGAGCAGCTCGGACACGCCTCGACGGAAACGACTGAGGTTTACGCCCATCTCACCGACAAAACGATGTCCGAAGCAATCGAGCGCCGGATCAGCGGCGGATCGTAA
- the mobB gene encoding molybdopterin-guanine dinucleotide biosynthesis protein B has translation MAPIIQIVGYKNSGKTTLIARLVEMFHAMNLRVAVIKHDVHGFEVDREGTDTYRHRQAGASAAAIVSPWRTAIVEERETPLADLIGHFQAYDLIIIEGFKREPYPKMVFIRSAEDEHLLTELGGVCAAVYREEALPDPDKPPRPGLRCFERNDVDGILSFLKQNVLV, from the coding sequence ATGGCGCCGATCATCCAAATCGTCGGCTATAAAAACAGCGGTAAAACAACGTTAATAGCCCGTCTTGTGGAGATGTTTCATGCCATGAATCTTCGCGTTGCCGTCATCAAGCATGATGTCCACGGCTTCGAGGTCGACCGGGAAGGGACCGATACATACCGCCACCGCCAGGCCGGCGCTTCCGCCGCCGCCATCGTCTCGCCATGGCGCACGGCGATCGTGGAGGAGCGGGAAACGCCGCTGGCGGACTTGATCGGGCATTTTCAGGCGTATGATCTTATTATTATTGAAGGCTTCAAGCGCGAGCCTTATCCGAAAATGGTGTTCATCCGCTCCGCCGAGGACGAGCATCTGCTGACGGAGCTCGGCGGGGTTTGCGCCGCGGTGTACAGGGAAGAGGCTCTCCCCGATCCGGACAAGCCGCCGCGGCCTGGACTTCGCTGCTTTGAGCGGAACGATGTGGACGGGATATTGTCGTTTCTGAAGCAAAATGTCCTAGTCTAA
- the glp gene encoding gephyrin-like molybdotransferase Glp: MTTDSQQDKFRRKALQVPDAQGRILPYARRLPAETVALPDAQGRILAERVTAPHPYPHFRRSGMDGFAILSRDTQGCGANRPALLEVVDEIPCGSLPSVPLAPGTAARIMTGAKVPDEADAVVMFEMTETIRQDGKTYIRLIREIDPGKNITPVGLELAAGEVILEPGRKVGAGEISVLATFGIDRVPVVRKPRIAVFSTGSELLAISEPLQDGRIRNSNAYMLASQIKDAGAEPFMLEAIPDDLELARQRVRAAFADYDAVITTGGVSVGDFDIMADLVSGGEVEMLFNKVTMRPGSVTTAAVKDGNLLFALSGNPGACFVGFELFVRPAIGRMLGVLQPFLPEMTAELGRPYKKINNFTRFVRGRLEAREGKLYAYPAELDESGVMITIKDSDALIVIPPSGEAREAGEMVTVLKLPGASL, translated from the coding sequence ATGACTACCGATTCGCAGCAAGACAAATTTCGCCGCAAAGCGCTGCAGGTTCCGGACGCGCAGGGACGGATTCTGCCTTATGCCCGGCGCCTGCCGGCAGAAACCGTAGCGCTGCCGGACGCGCAAGGACGGATTTTGGCCGAACGTGTGACAGCCCCCCATCCGTATCCGCATTTTCGCCGGTCGGGGATGGACGGCTTTGCCATCCTCAGCCGGGATACGCAGGGCTGCGGCGCGAACCGCCCGGCTCTGCTGGAGGTGGTGGACGAGATCCCCTGCGGCTCTCTGCCTTCCGTACCGCTCGCGCCGGGAACGGCGGCGCGGATTATGACCGGGGCGAAGGTGCCGGACGAAGCCGACGCTGTGGTCATGTTTGAAATGACCGAGACGATCCGGCAGGACGGCAAAACGTATATCCGGCTCATTCGGGAGATCGACCCGGGCAAGAATATTACTCCCGTCGGGCTGGAGCTTGCCGCGGGAGAGGTCATTTTGGAGCCCGGGCGCAAGGTGGGGGCCGGAGAAATTTCCGTGCTCGCAACGTTTGGGATCGACCGGGTGCCTGTCGTAAGAAAGCCGCGGATCGCGGTTTTTTCCACCGGTTCGGAGCTGCTGGCTATAAGCGAACCGCTGCAGGACGGAAGAATTCGCAACAGCAATGCGTACATGCTGGCCAGTCAGATTAAGGACGCGGGTGCGGAGCCGTTTATGCTGGAGGCGATTCCCGACGATCTGGAGCTGGCCCGCCAGCGGGTGCGGGCGGCGTTTGCCGATTACGATGCGGTGATCACCACCGGGGGCGTTTCCGTCGGCGATTTCGACATTATGGCCGATCTTGTGTCCGGCGGCGAGGTGGAAATGCTGTTCAACAAAGTGACGATGCGTCCCGGCAGCGTGACGACTGCCGCCGTGAAGGACGGGAACCTGCTGTTCGCGTTATCCGGTAATCCCGGCGCCTGCTTTGTTGGCTTCGAGCTGTTCGTGCGCCCGGCGATCGGCCGGATGCTTGGCGTTTTGCAGCCGTTTTTGCCGGAAATGACGGCGGAGCTAGGCCGGCCATACAAGAAAATCAACAACTTTACCCGATTCGTCCGGGGGAGGCTGGAAGCGCGCGAGGGCAAGCTTTACGCTTATCCGGCCGAGCTTGACGAATCGGGCGTGATGATCACGATTAAGGACAGCGATGCGCTGATTGTCATTCCTCCTTCCGGCGAAGCGAGGGAAGCCGGGGAAATGGTCACCGTGCTGAAGCTTCCGGGCGCTTCTCTTTGA
- a CDS encoding dihydroorotate dehydrogenase, which translates to MSGIDLSCAIAGVSFKNPVVMASGTFGFGREYGALYDINKLGGISGKGLTLRPKAGNDGLRAAETPSGMLNSVGLENPGVAAFLRDECPYWETLDLARIVNLGGNTLEEYAEGARLIDEDAAWRKREGRQAVDMIELNISCPNVKEGGMAYGIKTEIARGVVREVRAATKLPLIVKLSPNAEDIAGMAVMCQEEGADGVSLVNTFSAMKIDIYRRRSVFDNLYAGLSGPAIKPIALRMVHQVCRAVTIPVMGMGGIGSAGDIIEFIMAGAAVVQVGTYNFVQPCAGEQLVAGLTEFMRSEGIRNLDEIRGIL; encoded by the coding sequence ATGAGCGGGATCGATTTGTCCTGTGCCATCGCCGGGGTTTCCTTTAAGAATCCGGTCGTTATGGCCTCCGGTACGTTTGGTTTCGGGCGGGAGTACGGTGCGCTGTACGATATCAACAAGCTTGGAGGGATCAGCGGCAAAGGCTTGACCCTCCGTCCAAAGGCGGGAAACGACGGCCTGCGCGCGGCCGAAACGCCTTCCGGAATGCTCAACAGCGTAGGCTTGGAAAATCCCGGCGTCGCTGCTTTTCTCCGCGATGAATGTCCGTATTGGGAAACGCTCGATTTGGCGCGTATCGTAAATTTGGGCGGGAACACGCTCGAGGAATACGCGGAGGGCGCGCGCTTGATCGATGAGGACGCCGCCTGGCGCAAGCGGGAGGGACGTCAGGCGGTCGACATGATCGAATTAAACATCTCGTGCCCCAACGTCAAGGAGGGCGGGATGGCCTACGGGATCAAAACGGAGATCGCCCGCGGCGTCGTCCGCGAGGTGCGCGCGGCCACGAAGCTGCCGCTGATCGTCAAGCTGTCGCCGAACGCCGAAGACATTGCCGGGATGGCCGTAATGTGCCAGGAGGAGGGCGCCGACGGGGTTTCGCTGGTCAATACGTTTTCGGCAATGAAAATCGACATTTACCGGCGGCGCAGCGTCTTCGACAACCTGTACGCCGGATTGTCGGGGCCGGCGATCAAGCCGATCGCATTAAGGATGGTCCACCAGGTGTGCCGGGCCGTTACGATTCCGGTGATGGGCATGGGCGGTATCGGCAGCGCCGGGGATATCATCGAGTTTATTATGGCGGGAGCGGCCGTTGTGCAGGTGGGGACCTACAATTTCGTGCAGCCGTGCGCGGGCGAGCAACTGGTTGCCGGGCTGACCGAGTTTATGCGCTCGGAAGGCATCCGAAATTTGGACGAAATCCGCGGAATCCTTTAA
- a CDS encoding dihydroorotate dehydrogenase electron transfer subunit, giving the protein MAIVVSNRRVADDVFLLTAEGSFAGKMGQFYMLRAGERYPLLSRPISIFDLTEDRIGFLYRIAGEGTSLISQLKPGDPLRMEGPFGNGFPSLTGKTAFIGGGIGIAPFYFALKTAPQADVYLGFSREAYMVEEFRQASAGRTIVDVGGSILDRADFDAYDTIIACGPHSMLQAVQQKQASAGSRAKVYVSLENRMACGIGACLVCSVKCRDGRKKACTDGPIFPVEEVVFA; this is encoded by the coding sequence ATGGCTATCGTGGTAAGCAACAGGCGGGTTGCCGATGACGTGTTTTTATTGACGGCGGAAGGCAGCTTTGCCGGGAAAATGGGCCAGTTTTATATGCTCCGCGCCGGCGAACGGTATCCATTGCTGTCGCGGCCGATCAGCATTTTCGATTTGACGGAGGACCGGATCGGATTTTTGTACCGGATTGCCGGGGAAGGAACCAGCCTGATCTCTCAGCTGAAGCCTGGCGATCCGCTCCGGATGGAAGGGCCTTTCGGCAACGGCTTTCCCTCGCTAACGGGAAAAACGGCATTCATCGGCGGCGGCATCGGTATCGCCCCGTTTTATTTTGCCCTCAAAACGGCGCCACAGGCTGACGTATATCTCGGCTTCAGCCGGGAAGCGTACATGGTCGAAGAGTTTCGCCAGGCATCCGCGGGCCGGACTATCGTTGATGTGGGCGGTTCGATACTCGACCGCGCCGATTTTGACGCTTATGACACAATCATCGCCTGCGGGCCGCATTCGATGCTGCAAGCCGTGCAGCAAAAGCAGGCAAGCGCGGGAAGCCGGGCCAAAGTGTACGTGTCTTTGGAAAACCGGATGGCCTGCGGCATCGGCGCTTGCTTGGTGTGCAGCGTGAAATGCCGGGACGGCCGGAAAAAGGCGTGTACGGACGGCCCCATTTTTCCGGTGGAGGAGGTGGTTTTTGCATGA
- a CDS encoding polysaccharide deacetylase family protein → MTTLFRNFLISVFILAVIGGSMPVVSVSSETSRVAAAALQPGDKEAKAQAARADAKPKPADLSELRRKYSETFKFRGPEVKQVALTFDDGPDPRFTPQILNILQKEGVKATFFIVGNRAKKFPALVKRIRREGHLIGNHSFGHPNFGKRSLKQFQTEILRTEKIIQQTAGYRPKLIRPPYGEIREPQIKWAKQNGYTIVNWNVDSLDWKGLNKSKVENNVLGAIEPGSIVLFHAGGGVGSNLNGTIQALPDIIQTLRDKGYQFVDLAELLNTAKYR, encoded by the coding sequence TTGACTACCCTGTTCAGAAACTTCCTGATTTCCGTTTTCATTCTCGCAGTAATCGGGGGCAGCATGCCCGTCGTATCGGTTTCTTCCGAAACGTCCCGCGTTGCGGCTGCTGCGCTGCAGCCCGGCGACAAGGAAGCAAAAGCTCAAGCCGCCCGGGCGGACGCCAAACCGAAGCCGGCCGATTTAAGCGAGCTTCGGCGCAAATATTCCGAAACGTTCAAATTTCGCGGACCTGAGGTCAAGCAAGTGGCGCTGACGTTTGACGACGGGCCGGATCCGAGATTTACACCGCAAATTTTAAACATTTTACAGAAGGAAGGTGTGAAGGCGACCTTTTTTATTGTCGGCAACCGGGCCAAAAAATTCCCTGCCCTGGTAAAACGGATACGCCGGGAAGGCCACCTGATCGGCAATCACTCCTTTGGCCACCCGAATTTCGGAAAACGGTCGCTCAAGCAATTTCAAACGGAAATTTTGCGTACGGAAAAAATCATTCAGCAAACCGCCGGGTACCGGCCCAAGCTGATCCGTCCTCCTTACGGCGAAATCCGGGAGCCGCAAATTAAATGGGCAAAGCAAAACGGCTACACCATCGTCAACTGGAACGTGGATTCGCTGGATTGGAAAGGGCTGAACAAATCCAAGGTCGAAAACAACGTGCTCGGCGCCATAGAGCCCGGTTCGATCGTTCTTTTTCATGCCGGCGGCGGAGTAGGATCCAATTTAAACGGTACGATCCAAGCTTTGCCGGACATTATCCAAACGCTGCGGGACAAAGGTTACCAGTTTGTCGATTTGGCCGAATTGCTAAATACGGCGAAGTATAGATAA
- a CDS encoding 3D domain-containing protein, whose translation MKNLLFSKIAKTTLVAASLAAVLQTVPVHADAVHTTEEGDTFYLLAKKYGVGLEQLMNANQGIDPGNIYEGLKLMIPEMEAPEAKAAAPESNQAPAAKTMKADAVSGPTVLPSDKVVEAWGKTFNYSHTIQVKASAYSAAADENGKWGAVDYFGNPLKLGTIAVDPDVIPMGTKVLVTGYNHDGLPKQAFVATASDQGGAIKGNRIDIFIPGSVKSVESFGFQDVTLYVLK comes from the coding sequence ATGAAAAATCTCTTATTCTCGAAGATTGCAAAAACAACGTTGGTAGCCGCAAGTTTGGCGGCGGTTTTACAGACGGTACCTGTGCACGCGGATGCGGTACATACGACGGAAGAAGGAGATACCTTCTATCTGTTGGCCAAAAAGTACGGAGTCGGCTTGGAGCAATTGATGAACGCCAATCAGGGGATTGATCCCGGCAATATATACGAGGGGCTGAAGTTGATGATTCCGGAAATGGAGGCTCCCGAAGCGAAAGCAGCGGCGCCGGAATCGAACCAGGCTCCCGCGGCAAAGACGATGAAAGCCGACGCGGTGTCGGGGCCGACCGTATTGCCATCGGACAAAGTCGTCGAAGCCTGGGGCAAAACGTTTAATTATTCCCATACGATTCAGGTGAAAGCATCGGCATACTCGGCGGCCGCCGACGAAAACGGAAAATGGGGCGCGGTCGATTATTTCGGAAACCCGTTAAAGCTGGGCACGATCGCCGTCGACCCGGACGTGATTCCGATGGGAACGAAGGTACTGGTCACCGGATATAATCATGATGGCTTGCCGAAGCAGGCGTTTGTGGCCACGGCCAGCGATCAGGGGGGCGCGATCAAAGGCAACCGCATCGACATCTTCATTCCCGGCAGCGTCAAATCCGTCGAATCGTTCGGGTTTCAGGATGTCACCCTGTACGTGTTGAAGTAA
- a CDS encoding transposase, translating to MEVNTETELQPFSSRFNSEQDCMEALIAMKWPSGFVCPRCAYTRCSRLSSRHIPLFECGKCKHQTSPLVGTIFEGTHLPLLKWFEALDLFLLPGGISALRLSKVIRVTYKTAWSMLHKIRHAVGEFDARELLSGDVKVNSDQYGRNPSRCQLSHPYASAVVAGCTVTESGEPEQVKIRLVPHKRGGEKRANRRDLTVFIGGHVDVRTSAVQLFSQAFRLYAPLRRVVREAWESLKGTYGALGLKHLQAYLNEYTIRRRLRLSGGLPGAEETLRQKLLRMCVAIPAIPYRRLIARQPNQSLAAAA from the coding sequence ATGGAAGTCAATACGGAAACGGAACTTCAACCATTCAGCAGCCGTTTTAACAGCGAGCAGGACTGCATGGAGGCGCTGATCGCGATGAAGTGGCCAAGCGGCTTCGTCTGCCCGCGCTGCGCTTACACCCGGTGCAGCCGTCTGTCTTCCCGGCATATCCCTTTGTTCGAGTGCGGAAAGTGCAAGCATCAAACATCTCCTTTGGTCGGCACGATTTTTGAAGGAACGCATCTGCCCTTGCTCAAGTGGTTCGAGGCCCTGGATTTATTCCTGCTCCCGGGCGGCATCTCGGCGCTGCGGCTGAGCAAGGTGATCCGGGTCACCTACAAAACCGCCTGGTCGATGCTGCACAAAATACGTCATGCCGTGGGGGAGTTCGATGCCCGGGAGCTGCTCTCCGGAGACGTGAAGGTGAACAGCGATCAGTATGGGCGTAATCCGTCCCGGTGTCAGCTTTCGCATCCGTACGCCTCGGCGGTCGTAGCGGGATGCACGGTCACGGAGTCGGGCGAGCCGGAGCAGGTCAAAATCCGCCTGGTGCCGCATAAGCGGGGAGGCGAAAAGAGGGCAAACCGTCGCGATCTAACCGTGTTTATTGGCGGGCATGTGGATGTCCGTACATCGGCGGTGCAGTTGTTCTCTCAGGCCTTTCGGCTATATGCGCCCTTGCGGAGAGTGGTGAGAGAGGCGTGGGAATCGCTGAAGGGTACGTATGGAGCCTTGGGACTGAAGCATCTGCAGGCGTACCTGAACGAATACACCATACGCCGCCGGCTGCGCCTGTCCGGAGGACTGCCCGGAGCGGAAGAAACGCTGCGGCAGAAGTTGCTGCGCATGTGTGTGGCAATTCCGGCGATTCCTTACCGCCGGCTGATCGCACGCCAACCGAATCAGTCCCTTGCGGCTGCAGCCTGA
- a CDS encoding amino acid ABC transporter ATP-binding protein produces MITVKGLHKKFGQLHILKGIDLEISKGEVVVVIGPSGSGKSTFLRCLNLLEVPTEGEIRFEGESITGKGHNINKTREKMGMVFQHFNLFPHKTVIDNITLAPVRVKKMEKSSAEKIAVELLRTVGLEDKRNAYPAQLSGGQKQRIAIARALAMEPHVMLFDEPTSALDPEMVGEVLDVMKSLAERGMTMVIVTHEMGFAREVGDRILFMDQGVILEQGTPQQVFGAPQHQRTKDFLSKVL; encoded by the coding sequence GTGATCACCGTTAAAGGTTTGCATAAAAAATTCGGCCAATTGCACATTTTGAAGGGGATCGACCTGGAGATTTCCAAAGGCGAAGTCGTCGTCGTCATCGGCCCCAGCGGCTCGGGGAAAAGTACGTTTCTGCGCTGTCTGAACCTGCTCGAGGTTCCGACGGAAGGCGAAATCCGGTTTGAAGGCGAATCGATTACCGGGAAGGGCCACAACATCAACAAAACCCGGGAGAAAATGGGCATGGTGTTTCAACATTTCAACCTGTTCCCGCACAAAACGGTGATCGACAACATTACGTTGGCTCCGGTTCGCGTGAAAAAAATGGAGAAAAGCTCAGCGGAGAAGATCGCCGTTGAACTGCTGCGGACGGTCGGACTGGAGGATAAGCGGAACGCGTATCCTGCCCAACTATCCGGCGGACAGAAGCAGCGGATCGCGATCGCCCGCGCGCTGGCGATGGAGCCGCACGTCATGCTGTTTGACGAGCCTACTTCGGCGCTTGACCCGGAAATGGTCGGCGAGGTGCTGGACGTGATGAAGAGCCTGGCGGAACGGGGGATGACGATGGTCATCGTCACCCATGAAATGGGCTTTGCCCGCGAGGTCGGCGACCGCATCCTGTTCATGGATCAGGGCGTGATTCTCGAGCAGGGGACGCCGCAGCAGGTGTTTGGCGCGCCGCAGCACCAGCGCACGAAGGATTTTTTAAGCAAAGTGCTGTAG
- a CDS encoding amino acid ABC transporter permease — protein MNLISMFMEYRSYFLAGVQYTLLLAAISVVCGFFLGLIIALLRMSPWGIVRFLGHAWVEFLRGTPMMVQLLIIHYGFAFMFDINFSPIQSGAITLSINSSAYLAEIFRAGIQGVDRGQGEAARSLGMTKGMAMRHIIIPQAIKSVLPAIGNEFITIIKESSIVSIIGTAELIFQAQSVVTITYDGMTPYLIIAIMYFILTFTLSRILGVFERKLKTSDHR, from the coding sequence ATGAATTTGATTTCGATGTTTATGGAATACCGAAGTTATTTTCTCGCCGGTGTGCAGTATACGCTGCTTCTGGCGGCGATCAGCGTGGTCTGCGGCTTTTTCCTGGGGCTGATCATCGCACTCTTGCGCATGTCTCCTTGGGGGATCGTGCGTTTTCTCGGCCATGCCTGGGTGGAATTCTTGCGCGGCACGCCGATGATGGTGCAGCTGCTGATCATTCACTATGGGTTTGCGTTTATGTTCGACATCAACTTTTCGCCGATCCAGTCCGGGGCGATTACACTGTCGATCAACAGTTCGGCTTATTTGGCGGAAATATTCCGCGCCGGCATCCAAGGCGTGGACCGCGGGCAAGGGGAGGCCGCACGATCGCTTGGGATGACCAAGGGAATGGCGATGCGGCATATCATCATCCCCCAAGCGATCAAATCGGTGCTTCCCGCGATCGGCAACGAATTCATCACGATCATCAAAGAATCGTCCATTGTATCGATCATCGGGACGGCCGAGCTGATTTTCCAGGCGCAATCGGTCGTGACCATTACGTACGACGGCATGACGCCGTACCTGATCATCGCGATCATGTACTTTATTTTGACATTTACGCTGTCCCGTATTTTGGGCGTGTTCGAAAGGAAGTTGAAGACCAGTGATCACCGTTAA
- a CDS encoding transporter substrate-binding domain-containing protein, translating to MKKWGILLTAVLMLTFVLAACGQEKNNGAGQAGNKAGQTTQNGAQAAEPDTNETDKTLTIGMSADFPPYEFHIKNEQGEDEIVGFDVEIAKEIAKDMGAKLEIKDLKFDSLLNELASGRVDLVISGLSPTPERAKQIDMSKIYYKAEQAVVTREADKDKFATMESLEGAKIGVQQGSIQEEMAKKIPNAKLTSLAKISDIVMQLNTNRVDAAILEGPVAKSFVKNVKGIVITDATPENEDEGYVIGVKKGNKELLDQVNSTLDRLIADGSIDKFVTEASELAEK from the coding sequence ATGAAAAAATGGGGCATATTACTAACAGCTGTCTTGATGCTGACTTTCGTGTTGGCGGCCTGCGGACAGGAAAAAAATAACGGCGCGGGTCAGGCCGGCAACAAGGCCGGTCAAACGACGCAAAACGGTGCACAAGCGGCCGAACCCGACACGAACGAAACGGACAAAACATTAACGATTGGCATGAGCGCGGATTTCCCGCCGTACGAGTTCCATATTAAAAACGAGCAGGGCGAGGATGAAATCGTCGGCTTCGATGTCGAGATCGCCAAAGAAATCGCCAAAGACATGGGCGCGAAGCTGGAGATTAAGGATTTGAAGTTCGACTCCCTGCTTAACGAGCTGGCGAGCGGCCGGGTAGATTTGGTTATCTCGGGTTTAAGTCCGACGCCGGAGCGCGCTAAGCAAATCGATATGTCGAAAATTTACTATAAAGCCGAACAGGCGGTAGTCACCCGCGAGGCGGATAAAGACAAATTCGCCACCATGGAATCGCTGGAGGGCGCTAAGATCGGCGTGCAGCAGGGTTCTATCCAGGAAGAAATGGCTAAGAAAATTCCGAACGCCAAACTGACTTCGCTGGCCAAAATCAGCGATATCGTCATGCAGCTTAATACCAACCGCGTCGATGCGGCGATACTGGAAGGCCCTGTAGCGAAATCGTTCGTCAAGAACGTCAAAGGGATTGTCATTACCGACGCTACACCGGAAAACGAAGACGAAGGTTACGTGATCGGCGTGAAGAAAGGCAACAAGGAGCTGTTGGATCAGGTGAATTCCACGCTGGACCGCTTGATTGCCGACGGCAGCATCGATAAGTTCGTCACCGAAGCGAGTGAACTGGCTGAGAAATAA